The following proteins are co-located in the Microcystis wesenbergii NRERC-220 genome:
- a CDS encoding IS701 family transposase — MKETTPAAMPPCFDRWCRRFDNCFKNEAQKNGFRQYLGGLLGESERKNLTQMANNAVGVVYNRLHHFLTESPWSDRQVNECRLQVMNQCRQTQIPRGFTLIVDDSGHRKSGNLTAGVGRQYSGEIGKTDNGIVAVTTHLYDGKKSVPLDIEIYQPASSLAEGKEDKEFKKKPEIAIDLIDRSLTRGYRPKIGLIDAGYGNNTSFLKALEERKLKYLGGVAKNRKVIIEKEGGVEETIQLEQLAKSLSEGDFEKITIQLEREKTVWVAVFSAKISSREGERNFAIVIKASSIEKATEVDYFMTNVVEADTVTASWIVRTYTERNWVEVFYREAKGWLGLREYQVRDKRSLLRHFILGFCAYTFILWHKLTGGLQRRWANRPLNTFVEALEAFRTAMSFRFFEWLTENRDVFAAYKASLGFVWA, encoded by the coding sequence ATGAAAGAGACAACCCCAGCCGCGATGCCCCCGTGCTTTGACCGATGGTGTCGGCGGTTTGACAATTGCTTCAAAAACGAAGCGCAAAAAAACGGCTTCAGACAATATTTAGGAGGATTATTAGGGGAAAGTGAGAGGAAAAACCTGACTCAAATGGCCAATAATGCCGTCGGAGTAGTTTATAACCGATTACATCACTTTTTGACCGAATCGCCCTGGTCAGACCGTCAGGTAAATGAATGTCGCTTGCAAGTGATGAACCAATGCCGCCAGACGCAAATCCCCCGAGGATTTACGCTGATTGTCGATGACTCAGGACATCGAAAAAGTGGCAATCTGACCGCCGGAGTTGGGAGGCAGTACTCGGGAGAAATTGGCAAGACAGACAACGGAATAGTCGCCGTCACTACTCATCTCTACGACGGCAAAAAAAGTGTCCCCCTAGACATTGAAATTTATCAACCGGCTAGTTCCTTAGCCGAGGGGAAAGAAGACAAAGAATTTAAGAAGAAACCAGAGATAGCGATAGATTTAATTGACCGGAGCTTAACCAGAGGCTATCGACCGAAAATCGGGTTAATAGATGCTGGTTATGGCAATAACACGAGTTTTCTAAAAGCCCTGGAAGAAAGAAAGCTAAAATACTTAGGAGGAGTAGCCAAAAATCGAAAAGTAATTATTGAAAAAGAAGGGGGTGTGGAAGAAACAATCCAGCTTGAGCAACTAGCAAAAAGCTTATCAGAAGGGGATTTTGAGAAAATAACTATTCAGCTAGAGCGAGAAAAAACGGTTTGGGTAGCAGTATTCAGTGCGAAAATATCTAGCCGAGAAGGAGAAAGGAACTTTGCTATCGTCATCAAGGCAAGTTCAATTGAAAAAGCTACAGAGGTGGACTATTTCATGACCAATGTAGTTGAGGCAGATACAGTAACAGCGTCGTGGATAGTGAGGACTTACACCGAAAGAAATTGGGTGGAAGTATTCTACCGAGAAGCCAAAGGATGGTTAGGGTTAAGAGAATATCAAGTCAGGGATAAACGAAGCTTACTTCGTCATTTTATCTTGGGGTTTTGTGCCTATACATTTATCTTGTGGCATAAGTTAACTGGGGGATTGCAAAGGCGGTGGGCGAATCGACCTTTAAACACTTTTGTGGAAGCCTTGGAAGCTTTTCGGACAGCGATGTCTTTCCGTTTCTTTGAGTGGCTGACCGAGAATCGGGATGTGTTTGCCGCTTACAAAGCCAGTTTAGGCTTTGTTTGGGCTTGA
- a CDS encoding TIGR03032 family protein, which translates to MDSLPPKTNQFSDTQEPAASPTQRQAVPVNYEYSLNLPELLNQLDLSVLISTYQAGRVASIGTYQGQMRVSFAHFDQAMGLTRTATGIAVGARQAIWHLPANREIAPQIKPEGEQDIAFLARSSHLTGPIMGHDLAFGSNRLWVVNTLFNCLATIEGNWSFLPQWKPPFITELVPGDRCHLNGLAMAENSGTPVYVTALGETNEESLWRENKAQGGCLIDVPRGEVILRGLAMPHSPRLYQGNLYFLNSGYGTLNRWHPQTGSTEIVAELPGFTRGLDCWEGHAFVGLSQIRETAIFGGLPLDERRNQLRCGLAIINLATGQLVATFWFNSGVEEVFAVSVLPGYRNPALIGPDTDLDGTQSVWMVPSLPA; encoded by the coding sequence ATGGACAGCTTGCCGCCCAAGACTAACCAGTTTTCAGATACTCAAGAGCCAGCAGCGAGTCCAACTCAGCGCCAAGCGGTGCCGGTCAATTATGAGTACAGCCTCAATCTGCCGGAATTACTCAACCAGCTTGACTTGTCGGTGTTGATTTCCACCTACCAAGCGGGAAGAGTGGCCAGCATTGGCACTTATCAAGGACAAATGCGGGTGAGTTTCGCCCATTTTGACCAAGCGATGGGTTTAACCCGAACTGCTACCGGAATTGCTGTGGGCGCTCGTCAGGCAATTTGGCATTTACCCGCTAATCGAGAGATTGCCCCCCAGATTAAACCAGAAGGAGAACAGGATATCGCTTTTTTAGCTCGTTCCTCTCACCTCACCGGCCCGATTATGGGTCATGATTTGGCCTTTGGCAGTAATCGCCTTTGGGTGGTCAATACCTTATTTAACTGTCTGGCAACCATCGAAGGAAATTGGAGTTTTCTCCCCCAGTGGAAACCGCCTTTTATTACCGAGTTAGTCCCCGGAGACCGATGTCACCTCAATGGCTTGGCTATGGCTGAAAATAGCGGCACTCCCGTATATGTGACGGCATTGGGGGAAACCAACGAGGAAAGCCTCTGGCGAGAGAATAAAGCTCAAGGGGGATGCTTAATTGATGTGCCGAGGGGAGAGGTGATTCTCCGGGGTTTAGCCATGCCCCATTCTCCCCGTCTTTACCAGGGTAATCTCTATTTCCTCAATTCCGGTTATGGAACCTTGAACCGTTGGCATCCCCAAACTGGCAGCACGGAAATCGTGGCGGAATTGCCCGGTTTTACCCGGGGTTTGGACTGTTGGGAAGGTCACGCCTTTGTCGGGTTGTCCCAAATTCGGGAAACGGCAATTTTTGGCGGTTTACCCCTGGATGAGCGACGCAATCAATTGCGGTGCGGGTTGGCTATTATCAATCTAGCTACCGGTCAACTGGTGGCAACTTTTTGGTTTAATAGCGGCGTGGAGGAGGTTTTCGCCGTCTCCGTCCTCCCGGGCTACCGCAACCCAGCGCTAATTGGACCAGATACCGACCTCGACGGCACTCAATCGGTGTGGATGGTGCCTTCTTTGCCAGCTTAA
- the chrA gene encoding chromate efflux transporter: MLTSSPPNLSQLALLFLKIGIIGFGGPAAHIALMEEEVVKRRGWMTKERFLDLVGATNLIPGPNSTEMAIHIGYIFGGLAGLIITGVCFITPAVLITGFLAWIYTTYGTLPDVAPIFAGIKPVVIAVIFQALWRLGKKALKTRQLLFIGLGVIGLLILGLNEIIALLLGGIIGMFILKKFATFPLIVAGIGGATAVATPSNIPPTLTGLGLFFLKVGSVLFGSGYVLVAFLEGDLVQGRGWLTQQQLLDAIAVGQFTPGPVLSTATFIGYQILGVSGAIVATLAIFFPSFIFVLLLNPLIPKLRESAWAGAFLDAINASAVALMVAVIFNLSLATWLQPYGNLPFNLLAIILSLISAILLLRFQVNSTWLILAGALIGLLLKQLG, from the coding sequence ATGCTGACTTCATCGCCTCCCAATCTCTCGCAACTTGCCCTTTTATTTCTCAAAATCGGCATTATCGGTTTTGGTGGTCCGGCTGCCCATATCGCTTTAATGGAGGAAGAAGTGGTTAAGCGTCGCGGTTGGATGACTAAGGAGCGATTTCTCGATTTGGTGGGGGCCACTAATCTGATTCCTGGTCCTAATTCCACGGAAATGGCTATTCATATCGGTTATATTTTTGGTGGTTTAGCGGGTTTAATAATCACGGGGGTTTGTTTTATTACTCCTGCGGTGTTAATTACGGGTTTTCTAGCTTGGATTTATACTACCTACGGGACTTTACCCGATGTGGCCCCGATTTTTGCCGGCATTAAACCGGTAGTAATTGCGGTGATTTTTCAGGCACTCTGGCGCTTAGGCAAAAAGGCACTGAAAACCCGTCAATTACTCTTCATCGGATTGGGAGTTATCGGATTATTAATTTTAGGTTTAAATGAAATTATCGCTTTACTGTTAGGCGGAATTATCGGGATGTTTATCCTAAAAAAATTCGCTACTTTTCCCCTGATTGTGGCAGGAATAGGCGGTGCGACGGCGGTTGCTACTCCTAGCAATATCCCACCGACATTAACAGGATTAGGGCTATTTTTCCTCAAGGTGGGTAGTGTTTTATTTGGTAGTGGTTATGTGTTAGTTGCCTTTTTAGAGGGGGATTTAGTGCAGGGGAGAGGATGGTTAACCCAGCAACAATTATTAGATGCTATTGCTGTGGGTCAATTTACCCCCGGTCCAGTGTTATCTACAGCCACTTTTATCGGTTATCAAATATTAGGAGTATCGGGGGCAATTGTGGCAACTCTAGCGATTTTTTTTCCTTCTTTTATCTTTGTTTTATTACTTAATCCTCTTATTCCTAAATTGAGAGAATCGGCTTGGGCAGGGGCTTTTTTAGACGCGATTAATGCTAGTGCCGTGGCTTTAATGGTGGCAGTAATTTTTAATTTATCCCTGGCTACTTGGTTACAACCCTACGGTAATTTACCTTTTAATTTATTGGCTATCATTCTATCTCTTATCTCCGCTATTCTTTTACTACGTTTTCAGGTTAATTCTACTTGGTTAATTCTTGCTGGTGCGCTTATTGGTTTGCTATTGAAACAATTAGGTTAG
- the hisG gene encoding ATP phosphoribosyltransferase, which translates to MLTIALPKGALLNESIQIFQKIGLDFSAFLDSKNRQLQITDPTNQAKALLVRATDVPVYVEYGQAQLGIAGYDVLLEKSPDVANLIDLKFGYCRMSVAVPADSPYQSPLDIPHHGKVASKFVNCAKDYFRRLDIPVEIIPLYGSVELGPITGMSEAIVDLVSTGRTLRENGLVEIAELFASSARLIAHPLSYRLNRDQIYNWVEKLSLTNQHPPY; encoded by the coding sequence ATGCTAACAATTGCCTTACCGAAGGGTGCTTTACTAAACGAAAGTATCCAAATATTTCAGAAAATTGGCTTAGATTTTAGTGCCTTTCTTGACTCAAAAAATCGCCAATTACAGATTACCGACCCCACTAACCAAGCGAAAGCCTTATTAGTCAGAGCCACAGATGTCCCCGTTTATGTAGAATACGGTCAGGCACAATTAGGCATCGCCGGTTATGATGTTTTATTGGAAAAATCTCCCGATGTGGCTAATTTAATTGACTTAAAATTTGGTTACTGTCGGATGTCGGTAGCTGTCCCTGCTGATAGTCCCTATCAAAGTCCCTTAGATATTCCCCATCACGGTAAAGTCGCCTCAAAATTTGTCAATTGTGCTAAGGATTATTTTCGTCGTTTAGATATTCCGGTCGAGATTATACCTCTCTACGGTTCCGTAGAATTAGGCCCGATTACGGGGATGTCAGAAGCGATAGTTGACCTAGTTTCCACCGGTCGAACTTTACGCGAAAATGGTTTAGTAGAAATTGCCGAATTATTTGCTAGTAGCGCTCGATTAATCGCCCATCCCCTCAGCTATCGACTAAATCGCGATCAGATTTATAACTGGGTAGAAAAGCTCAGTTTAACAAATCAGCACCCCCCTTATTAA
- a CDS encoding HAD family hydrolase → MMTDNIGKNKEVYLPIIRCGNREFRDIQGIVFDKDGTLEDSRAFWYDRAIARIQAIESQIPGLESLLTKTFGIGANSLNPAGLMAVGSRRDNHIAAAGCIASTGRDWLTAMAIAKVAFQAADEKVPPRFNPLYPQCLEVIRYLHAAGLQLAILSSDTTARVEQFVKENHLLNYIKIARGCDRGLSKPDPLLLQETCQALGTAVDKTLMVGDTRADWEMAKQAKSAAAIAISWQPETHQDLQLADVVIRELTAISVISF, encoded by the coding sequence ATGATGACTGACAATATAGGTAAAAATAAGGAGGTTTATTTGCCGATAATTCGCTGTGGTAATCGAGAATTTAGAGATATTCAAGGGATTGTTTTTGATAAGGACGGTACGCTAGAGGATTCGCGAGCTTTCTGGTACGATCGAGCTATAGCCCGGATACAAGCCATTGAATCGCAAATCCCTGGTTTAGAGTCTTTATTAACTAAAACTTTCGGTATTGGGGCAAATAGTCTCAATCCTGCTGGTTTAATGGCAGTGGGCAGCCGCAGAGATAATCATATCGCCGCTGCCGGTTGTATTGCTTCCACCGGTCGGGATTGGTTAACGGCAATGGCGATCGCAAAAGTAGCCTTTCAAGCGGCCGATGAAAAGGTTCCCCCCCGCTTCAATCCCCTCTATCCCCAATGTTTAGAAGTAATTCGTTATCTGCACGCGGCCGGTTTACAATTGGCGATTCTTTCCTCCGATACCACAGCACGAGTTGAGCAATTTGTCAAGGAAAATCACCTATTAAATTATATTAAAATTGCCCGGGGATGCGATCGAGGTTTAAGTAAACCCGATCCCCTATTATTGCAAGAAACCTGTCAAGCTTTGGGGACCGCAGTGGACAAAACCCTGATGGTGGGGGACACTAGGGCCGATTGGGAAATGGCTAAACAGGCAAAATCAGCGGCGGCGATCGCAATTAGTTGGCAACCGGAAACCCATCAAGATTTACAATTAGCTGATGTGGTCATTAGAGAACTTACTGCCATCTCGGTTATCAGCTTCTGA
- the deoC gene encoding deoxyribose-phosphate aldolase: MAITDSDLDLAQYIDHSLLIPTATSEQLEAYCQQAEQYRFPTVCVYPAAVKQAVQLLHGKKTLVSTVIGFPAGATTSAVKRYEALEAVDNGAKELDVVINLGWLKDGKSEQLFQEIASICQETGQTVKAILETSQLTDTEKRLAAEICMDAGVSYLKTSTGWFGGATVSDVKFLKEISKGRVGIKASGGIRTLEQAIALIRAGATRLGTSRGVDLVRQQKAAFEE, from the coding sequence ATGGCTATCACCGATTCTGATCTAGATTTAGCACAATATATCGACCATTCTCTCCTCATCCCCACCGCCACCAGTGAACAATTAGAGGCTTACTGTCAACAGGCCGAACAATATCGTTTTCCCACCGTCTGCGTTTATCCCGCTGCCGTTAAGCAAGCGGTGCAGTTACTCCACGGCAAAAAAACTTTAGTTTCTACCGTGATTGGTTTTCCCGCAGGGGCCACTACCTCCGCAGTTAAACGTTATGAGGCTTTAGAAGCCGTAGATAATGGTGCCAAGGAGTTAGATGTGGTTATTAATCTCGGTTGGCTAAAAGATGGGAAATCTGAGCAATTATTCCAAGAAATTGCTAGTATTTGTCAGGAAACCGGCCAGACGGTGAAAGCGATTCTGGAAACCTCGCAACTGACGGACACCGAGAAACGTTTAGCGGCGGAAATTTGCATGGATGCAGGAGTTAGTTATCTAAAAACCAGTACCGGCTGGTTTGGAGGTGCAACGGTTAGCGATGTGAAGTTTCTCAAGGAAATTAGCAAAGGCCGGGTAGGAATTAAAGCATCCGGCGGAATTCGCACCCTAGAACAAGCGATCGCTCTTATCCGGGCCGGGGCCACCCGTCTGGGAACTTCCCGCGGTGTCGATTTAGTCCGTCAGCAAAAAGCCGCTTTTGAGGAGTAA
- the acnB gene encoding bifunctional aconitate hydratase 2/2-methylisocitrate dehydratase → MLEAYHQHVADRAKLGIPPLPLNAQQTAELCEILKNPPEELRGELLTLLRDRVPPGVDEAAYVKAGFLTGIAKGEIKSNVISPQGAVSLLGTMVGGYNVHSLIELLKSRDINIAAAAASALSKTLLVFDAFNEVLELSDTNPYAKQVIDAWANGAWFIAKPKLAKEITVTVFKVPGETNTDDLSPAPHATTRPDIPLHALVMLETRQPGSLETIAELKKLGHPVAYVGDVVGTGSSRKSAINSVLWHIGDDIPFVPNKRAGGYILGSKIAPIFFNTAEDSGALPLECDVSQMNTGDVIKIYPYEGKITNEAGATISTFSLKPETILDEVRAGGRIPLLIGRSLTDKTRHALGLEASTLFTRPTMPSDTGKGYTLAQKMVGKACGLPGVRPGTSCDPIMTTVGSQDTTGPMTRDELKELACLGFSADLVMQSFCHTAAYPKPVDIQTHHQLPDFFSTRGGVALRPGDGIIHSWLNRMLLPDTVGTGGDSHTRFPLGISFPAGSGLVAFAAALGVMPLDMPESVLVRFTGELQPGVTLRDIVNAIPYVAIQEGKLTVEKQNKKNVFNGRIMEMEGLPDLKLEQAFELTDATAERSCAGCTIKLSTETVAEYLRSNVALLKNMAARGYSDAKTILRRVAKMEQWLANPVLMEADKDAEYADIITVNLNEIKEPIVAAPNDPDNIKLMSECAGDTIDEVFIGSCMTNIGHYRAAAKILEGAGVAKAKLWICPPTRMDEKQLRDEGMYGIFAASGARTEMPGCSLCMGNQARVEDRATVFSTSTRNFNNRMGKDARVYLGSAELAAVCALLGRIPTVEEYLAIVTEKINPFASDLYRYLNFNEIAGFEDEGRVIPLEDLPKIEDILGIPSGVLS, encoded by the coding sequence ATGTTAGAAGCCTATCATCAGCACGTTGCCGACCGAGCGAAATTAGGTATCCCTCCCCTTCCCCTCAACGCCCAACAAACGGCGGAATTATGCGAAATACTCAAAAATCCGCCCGAAGAACTCAGGGGAGAATTGCTGACCCTGCTGCGTGACCGTGTTCCCCCCGGAGTTGACGAAGCGGCCTACGTTAAAGCGGGATTTTTAACAGGAATTGCCAAAGGTGAAATAAAATCTAACGTTATCTCCCCCCAGGGTGCGGTTAGCTTACTGGGAACCATGGTCGGTGGTTATAACGTTCATTCTCTGATTGAACTGCTGAAATCCAGAGATATTAATATCGCCGCCGCTGCTGCCAGCGCTTTAAGTAAAACCCTGCTGGTATTCGACGCATTTAACGAGGTTTTGGAATTATCCGACACCAATCCCTATGCTAAACAGGTTATCGATGCTTGGGCCAATGGCGCTTGGTTTATCGCTAAACCGAAACTTGCTAAAGAAATTACCGTCACCGTTTTCAAAGTACCCGGGGAAACCAATACAGATGACCTATCTCCCGCTCCCCATGCCACCACCCGGCCCGATATTCCCCTCCATGCCTTGGTAATGTTAGAAACCCGTCAACCGGGGTCTTTAGAAACCATTGCCGAATTGAAAAAATTAGGCCATCCGGTCGCCTATGTGGGGGATGTGGTCGGGACTGGTTCCAGCCGAAAATCGGCGATTAACTCGGTTCTCTGGCATATTGGCGATGATATTCCCTTTGTGCCTAATAAACGTGCTGGTGGCTATATTTTAGGCAGTAAAATCGCCCCTATCTTCTTTAACACTGCTGAGGATTCCGGCGCTTTACCGCTTGAATGCGATGTTAGCCAAATGAACACGGGGGATGTGATTAAAATCTATCCCTACGAAGGCAAAATCACCAACGAAGCGGGCGCAACTATTAGCACCTTTAGCCTCAAACCTGAGACAATTCTGGATGAAGTGCGGGCCGGCGGTCGTATTCCCCTCTTAATCGGTCGCAGTCTCACCGATAAAACCCGTCACGCCTTGGGACTTGAGGCTAGTACCCTATTTACTCGTCCAACTATGCCTAGTGACACGGGTAAAGGTTACACCCTAGCGCAAAAAATGGTCGGCAAAGCTTGCGGTTTACCCGGGGTGCGGCCGGGTACTTCCTGTGACCCAATTATGACTACGGTAGGGTCTCAGGATACCACCGGCCCGATGACCAGGGACGAGTTAAAAGAGTTAGCCTGTTTAGGTTTTAGCGCCGATTTAGTCATGCAGAGTTTCTGTCACACGGCAGCCTATCCGAAACCGGTTGATATTCAAACTCATCACCAATTACCCGACTTTTTCTCTACCCGGGGTGGGGTCGCTTTACGTCCGGGAGATGGCATTATTCACTCCTGGTTAAATCGGATGTTATTGCCGGATACGGTGGGGACTGGAGGCGATTCTCATACTCGTTTTCCCCTGGGAATTTCCTTTCCTGCGGGGTCGGGTTTAGTGGCATTTGCGGCCGCTTTGGGAGTAATGCCTTTGGATATGCCGGAATCGGTTTTAGTGCGTTTTACGGGGGAATTACAACCCGGTGTAACTCTGCGCGATATTGTTAATGCTATTCCCTACGTTGCCATCCAAGAAGGCAAATTAACCGTGGAAAAACAGAACAAAAAAAATGTTTTTAACGGTCGCATTATGGAGATGGAAGGGCTGCCGGATTTGAAATTAGAACAGGCTTTTGAGTTAACCGATGCCACGGCGGAACGTTCCTGTGCCGGTTGTACGATTAAGTTAAGTACCGAGACAGTGGCGGAATATTTGCGCTCTAATGTGGCCCTGTTAAAAAATATGGCGGCCCGGGGTTATAGTGATGCCAAAACTATCCTACGTCGGGTAGCAAAAATGGAACAATGGTTAGCTAATCCTGTCCTGATGGAGGCGGATAAGGATGCCGAATATGCGGATATTATCACCGTCAACTTAAACGAGATTAAAGAACCAATTGTTGCTGCACCCAATGACCCCGATAATATCAAGTTAATGTCGGAATGCGCCGGGGATACAATTGATGAGGTGTTCATCGGTTCTTGTATGACTAATATCGGTCATTATCGCGCCGCCGCTAAGATATTAGAAGGAGCAGGAGTTGCTAAGGCTAAACTGTGGATTTGTCCCCCCACCCGCATGGATGAAAAACAATTGCGCGATGAGGGAATGTACGGCATTTTTGCCGCTTCTGGGGCGCGTACCGAGATGCCGGGATGTTCCCTTTGTATGGGTAATCAAGCGCGGGTTGAAGACAGAGCGACGGTATTTTCAACCTCGACTCGTAACTTCAATAATCGCATGGGAAAAGATGCGCGAGTCTATCTCGGTTCCGCAGAATTAGCGGCGGTTTGTGCGCTGCTGGGACGCATTCCCACCGTCGAGGAATACCTGGCAATTGTCACCGAGAAAATTAATCCTTTTGCCAGCGATTTATACCGCTATTTGAACTTTAATGAAATCGCTGGTTTTGAGGATGAAGGCCGGGTAATTCCCCTAGAAGATTTACCTAAAATTGAGGATATATTAGGTATTCCTTCCGGTGTTTTGAGTTAG
- a CDS encoding AAA family ATPase, with protein MKLDQFEYISNRGEPNEWLIDGCQLGNINLIVGKNASGKSRIVKSIYKLSELLSGSDKIDQLFRKDTWLFRKDTWHLFFDRTTNCETEYFLELENGEVLQEKLIIGSEQLLERNESGEGRIFAQELNQYMRFQTPKTELAVVKRRDTIQHPFLEDIYKWSSSLRFYEFGTQLGKYTLAKLPPTTELLKAKTDTKDSDYVVGIFVLGKREHSEFTQRIIDDMNRIGYQIAKIETKVPSFFKSNISPPENLDEDSYNLPKFLYVQEDGLKSVTEQSEISQGMFRALSLFIQINYAILSDQPSCIIIDDIGEGLDFQRSSAIIKLLIEKAKTGLVQLIMTTNDENIMNGVPLEYWSVIERQPGVAKLHNYANSPEQFEQFKHIGLNNFDFFASEYYLQEPNSEEVID; from the coding sequence ATGAAATTAGACCAGTTTGAATATATTTCTAACCGAGGCGAACCTAATGAATGGCTTATTGATGGATGTCAGTTAGGCAATATTAATTTAATCGTTGGTAAAAATGCCAGTGGAAAATCAAGAATTGTCAAAAGTATATATAAGCTATCAGAACTATTATCTGGAAGTGACAAAATCGATCAATTGTTTAGAAAGGATACATGGCTGTTTAGAAAGGATACATGGCATTTATTTTTTGATCGCACCACAAATTGTGAAACAGAATATTTTCTAGAATTAGAAAATGGAGAAGTTCTCCAAGAAAAGCTAATTATTGGTAGCGAGCAACTTTTAGAAAGAAATGAGTCGGGAGAAGGTAGAATTTTTGCCCAAGAACTTAATCAGTATATGCGCTTTCAAACACCTAAAACAGAATTAGCAGTAGTCAAGCGTCGAGATACTATCCAGCATCCTTTCTTGGAAGATATTTATAAATGGTCTAGCTCTCTAAGATTCTATGAATTTGGAACACAACTGGGAAAATATACCCTAGCTAAATTGCCGCCAACAACAGAATTATTAAAAGCTAAAACAGATACTAAAGATTCTGATTATGTTGTTGGAATATTTGTGCTGGGAAAACGAGAACATAGTGAATTCACTCAAAGAATTATTGACGATATGAATAGAATCGGTTATCAAATTGCAAAGATAGAAACTAAAGTACCGAGTTTTTTCAAGTCTAATATTTCGCCTCCTGAAAATTTAGACGAGGATTCATACAATTTACCAAAGTTTTTGTATGTGCAAGAAGATGGGTTAAAGTCTGTCACGGAACAATCGGAAATATCTCAAGGAATGTTCAGAGCTTTATCATTATTTATTCAGATTAATTACGCTATTTTGTCAGATCAGCCTAGTTGTATTATTATTGATGATATCGGGGAGGGTTTGGATTTTCAACGATCTTCAGCTATAATTAAACTTTTAATTGAGAAGGCGAAAACAGGCTTAGTGCAACTTATCATGACCACTAATGATGAGAATATCATGAATGGTGTTCCTCTTGAGTATTGGTCAGTTATCGAACGACAACCGGGAGTCGCTAAATTACATAACTATGCTAATTCTCCCGAACAATTTGAACAGTTTAAACATATTGGACTGAATAACTTTGATTTTTTTGCTAGTGAATACTACTTGCAGGAACCTAATTCAGAGGAAGTGATAGATTGA
- a CDS encoding TOPRIM nucleotidyl transferase/hydrolase domain-containing protein, protein MLQKKLAIFVEGQTERILITRLLQEIAGYKKVSVEVYQVRGDKANRKIQQLKSNSIEVAPFFILLYDCGCGSHVLSDIKKQYVSLTNNGYEKILGLRDLYPETLENRTKVENGIKGFLKPLLQNKGIPISMILVIMEIEAWFLGEYSFLTKIDSCLTSKFILDNLGFDLNALDVEQIPHPSQVLDSIYQLIQRSYDKSETTVEEIASILNYEFIYLHLVEKIKQLKQLIDAINLFLQ, encoded by the coding sequence ATGTTACAGAAAAAACTAGCGATTTTTGTGGAAGGACAGACCGAAAGAATATTGATAACCAGGTTACTTCAAGAAATTGCAGGATACAAAAAAGTTTCTGTGGAAGTTTATCAAGTGCGCGGGGATAAAGCTAATCGCAAAATTCAACAGCTAAAATCAAATTCTATCGAAGTTGCTCCTTTCTTTATTCTTTTGTATGATTGCGGATGTGGTTCTCATGTACTTTCCGATATAAAAAAACAATATGTTAGTTTAACTAATAATGGTTATGAAAAAATTTTAGGTTTACGAGATTTATATCCCGAAACTCTAGAAAATAGAACTAAGGTAGAAAATGGCATTAAAGGATTTTTAAAACCTTTACTTCAGAACAAGGGAATTCCCATTTCGATGATTTTAGTGATTATGGAAATTGAAGCTTGGTTTTTAGGTGAATACAGTTTTCTGACTAAAATAGATAGTTGTTTAACATCTAAGTTTATTCTAGACAATTTAGGTTTCGATCTAAATGCCCTAGATGTAGAACAAATACCACATCCTAGTCAAGTGCTGGACAGTATTTATCAATTAATACAACGAAGCTATGATAAAAGCGAAACGACTGTGGAAGAAATAGCTAGTATCCTAAATTATGAGTTTATATATTTGCATCTAGTTGAAAAGATTAAACAACTCAAGCAGCTTATTGATGCAATTAACCTTTTTTTACAGTAA